From Anaerolineae bacterium, the proteins below share one genomic window:
- the gatB gene encoding Asp-tRNA(Asn)/Glu-tRNA(Gln) amidotransferase subunit GatB, with protein MKYQPVIGMEVHVELNTKSKMFCGCSADFFGVPPNTNVCPVCLGMPGVLPVINQRAVEYTIMTGLALHCHIQLHNVFARKNYFYPDLPKGYQISQYELPLCVNGYVNLETEANHTPKRIRIRRVHLEEDTGKLTHVNDHSLVDLNRAGVPLMEIVTEADLHSAEEAYAYVTKLRQVVRYLGVSTGDMEKGAMRCEVNLSLQDMATGEWGTKVEIKNLNSFRAVRNSIAYEIERQLKVLNESGVIEQTTRGWDENRGVTFLQRSKEGDTGYRYFPEPDLPPLELDRAWVEEIKARLPELPEAKLIRYTTNFGLTPKEAAILVEDAAIATFFDNVVKAAGQSAEVTPKLISNWVSGELFRLLGESGTDVSELKIKPEHLVTLIELVNANTINRPAAKQVFGVMFETGRLPQKIVAELGLQQISNTAELAGIAQQVIAANPGPVEQFKGGKDTVIQFLVGQVMRVTRGKANPQLAEQMLREQLQK; from the coding sequence GTGAAATACCAACCCGTCATTGGCATGGAAGTGCATGTTGAACTGAATACCAAGAGCAAAATGTTCTGCGGTTGCAGCGCCGACTTTTTTGGCGTGCCGCCCAATACCAATGTCTGCCCGGTTTGCCTGGGCATGCCGGGCGTGCTGCCGGTAATTAATCAACGGGCGGTGGAATATACCATTATGACCGGCCTGGCCTTACATTGCCACATTCAATTGCACAATGTTTTTGCCCGCAAAAATTATTTTTATCCCGACCTGCCCAAAGGTTACCAGATTTCCCAATACGAATTGCCTCTCTGCGTGAACGGCTACGTTAACCTTGAAACTGAAGCAAACCATACGCCCAAACGTATCCGCATCCGGCGGGTCCACCTGGAAGAAGACACCGGCAAATTGACGCACGTCAATGACCACAGCCTGGTTGACCTGAACCGGGCCGGAGTGCCCCTGATGGAGATAGTGACCGAAGCCGACCTTCACTCGGCGGAGGAAGCGTATGCCTACGTGACCAAATTGCGCCAGGTGGTGCGTTACCTGGGCGTGAGCACCGGCGATATGGAAAAAGGCGCCATGCGCTGCGAGGTCAACCTGTCGTTGCAAGATATGGCCACGGGCGAGTGGGGCACCAAGGTGGAGATCAAAAATCTCAACTCGTTCCGCGCGGTGCGTAACTCAATTGCCTACGAGATTGAGCGCCAGCTCAAAGTACTAAATGAAAGCGGCGTGATTGAGCAGACCACCCGCGGCTGGGACGAAAATCGCGGCGTCACTTTTTTGCAGCGCAGCAAAGAGGGCGATACCGGCTACCGCTACTTCCCGGAGCCGGATTTGCCGCCGCTGGAATTGGACCGGGCTTGGGTCGAGGAGATCAAGGCCAGGCTGCCTGAATTACCCGAGGCCAAGTTAATTCGATACACCACAAATTTTGGTCTGACCCCCAAAGAGGCAGCCATTCTGGTTGAAGATGCGGCCATTGCTACATTTTTTGATAACGTGGTCAAAGCCGCTGGCCAGTCGGCGGAGGTGACACCCAAACTCATTAGCAACTGGGTCTCGGGCGAACTGTTCCGCCTGTTGGGCGAAAGCGGCACGGATGTAAGCGAACTCAAAATCAAACCGGAACACCTGGTTACACTGATTGAGCTGGTCAACGCCAACACTATCAACCGGCCGGCGGCCAAACAGGTTTTTGGGGTCATGTTTGAAACCGGCCGTTTGCCCCAAAAGATAGTGGCAGAACTGGGCTTGCAGCAGATCAGCAACACCGCCGAACTGGCCGGCATTGCCCAGCAGGTGATTGCGGCCAACCCGGGGCCGGTGGAGCAGTTCAAAGGCGGCAAAGACACCGTTATTCAGTTTTTGGTGGGGCAGGTGATGCGGGTTACGCGGGGCAAAGCCAATCCCCAATTGGCCGAGCAAATGCTGCGCGAGCAGTTGCAAAAATAA
- a CDS encoding dihydropteroate synthase — MTKSLTTTLSSATQTVEINRDNPTVIIGERINPTGRKTVLAALQAGNFELVRQDAAAQVTAGAAVLDVNAGVPDADEPELLKQVLRTVMAETDVPLCIDTANPKALENALSIYQGKALVNSVNGEEKSLAAVLPLVKEHGAAVIGLCMDDNGIPATPAARLAVAAKIIERAGQLGIAPADIVIDPLTLTIGSDSDAGRVTLETIELVVQEFGVNITMGASNVSFGLPDRKYINAAFMAMAIKAGLTCPITNPLVTEIITAVLAADLALGRDEYAMRWLQAYRRRQKAVAAQP, encoded by the coding sequence ATGACCAAAAGCCTGACCACCACGCTTTCATCAGCCACTCAAACTGTGGAAATCAACCGGGACAACCCCACCGTTATCATTGGCGAGCGGATCAATCCAACAGGCCGTAAGACCGTATTGGCGGCCTTGCAAGCAGGCAACTTTGAGCTGGTGCGCCAGGATGCCGCCGCGCAAGTTACGGCCGGCGCTGCCGTTCTTGATGTTAACGCCGGGGTGCCCGACGCCGACGAACCGGAGCTACTAAAACAGGTTTTGCGCACGGTCATGGCCGAAACCGATGTACCCCTGTGTATTGACACGGCCAATCCTAAAGCCCTGGAGAACGCCCTCTCAATTTACCAGGGCAAGGCTCTGGTAAATTCGGTCAACGGCGAGGAGAAATCATTAGCGGCGGTATTGCCCCTGGTTAAAGAGCACGGGGCCGCCGTGATTGGTCTGTGCATGGACGACAACGGCATCCCGGCCACCCCCGCCGCGCGGCTGGCGGTGGCGGCCAAAATCATCGAGCGGGCCGGCCAACTGGGTATCGCTCCGGCAGACATTGTGATTGACCCCCTCACCCTGACCATAGGCTCCGATAGTGATGCGGGTCGCGTTACGCTGGAAACTATTGAGTTGGTGGTGCAGGAATTTGGGGTCAACATCACCATGGGCGCCAGCAACGTTTCCTTTGGCTTGCCTGATCGTAAATACATCAACGCCGCCTTTATGGCTATGGCCATAAAGGCGGGCCTAACCTGCCCCATCACCAACCCCCTAGTCACGGAAATTATCACCGCCGTTTTAGCCGCCGACCTGGCCCTGGGCCGGGACGAATACGCCATGCGCTGGCTGCAAGCCTATCGCCGGCGGCAAAAGGCCGTGGCAGCCCAACCTTGA
- a CDS encoding SpoIIE family protein phosphatase: MMKSKKPDHKKQTGLQPKRPTIGLFVKSLGEFHATIQAGVTEVTGECGANFIMYVGEAVRNPGQNFEAQGNIIYNLVSPERIDGLIMVSSSIGSYVPTAEFTAFCRRYAPLPVVNVLEKLEGIPSVIIDDTKGLQDLITHLIVDHGYRRIAFLQGPQHNLEAKQRYQIYAEVLTKHNLPLDPALVVPGDYQVEAGMKSMQMLLDRNVTFEAIVAANDLAAIGALQVLEARDIHVPGDVAIVGIGDGTVNRVVPPPLSTVGRPLAAMGRKAAEMVLAQGQGEEVPQLVTLQSEMIIRQSCGCSSLAARQAVVQRVVPVDEGFEAVFSKQRDDILTAILKAIAPIFTEVEPARMSEWAEKLLDAFAAALMAANKEETPNVFLQELDRVLRQARHANRGVTAWQRAISVLQRHLRPYLANDDLVLADSLWQQARVVIGETAEQVVMFQMVQTEQRTQRLDRFSQTLITTFDMTKLMDILAEGLPPLPIPSAYLALFEDPAAPDEWARLMLAYDAANPAAPKRIDLPPEGLRFPARELAPPGMLPPDRRYNYVVEPLYFQDQQIGFVLFEMGAVVLIDRLTSVYDTLRGMISSALKGALLVQQEEKRFRQLQTVAKVSTTVSTVLDTTELLQKVVDLTKESFGLYHAHLYLFDESGENLVLAAGAGQVGRQMIAKGWSISRRQEQSLVARAARTGQGFIVNNVRETPHWLPNPLLPDTCSELAVPLMVGDYVLGVLDVQADEINYFTDDDIQIQSTLAAQIAVALNNASLFEQINRANAEIASLNERLKFENVRMTAELDVSRRLQQMLLPTKEELQQIKGLDIAGYMEPADEVGGDYYDVLKHNGSVKIGIGDVTGHGLESGVVMLMLQTAVRTLLTSGIDDPIRFLDIINRMLHANLQRMRVDKSLSLALLDYATSQENQMGRMRLSGQHEQLIVVRQGGQIELQNTLDLGFPVGLVTNIGQFVDELSIDLQSGDGVVLYSDGITEAENKAGDFYGLERLCTVVGQHWAQPAEVIKEAVVTDVRQFIGQQKLYDDLTLLVIKQK; the protein is encoded by the coding sequence ATGATGAAGAGCAAAAAACCTGACCATAAAAAACAAACCGGCCTACAGCCTAAACGTCCGACCATTGGCCTATTTGTCAAGAGTCTTGGCGAGTTCCATGCCACCATCCAGGCCGGGGTAACTGAAGTTACCGGGGAATGCGGGGCTAATTTTATAATGTACGTGGGCGAAGCCGTGCGCAATCCGGGGCAAAATTTTGAGGCCCAGGGCAATATTATCTATAATTTGGTCAGCCCGGAACGGATTGATGGGCTGATCATGGTGTCCAGCAGTATCGGCTCGTACGTGCCCACCGCAGAGTTTACGGCTTTTTGTCGCCGGTATGCGCCCTTGCCGGTGGTGAATGTGTTGGAAAAGTTGGAAGGCATTCCCAGCGTTATCATTGATGATACAAAAGGGCTGCAAGACCTGATCACCCACCTGATTGTTGACCACGGTTACCGCCGGATTGCGTTTCTGCAAGGGCCTCAACATAACCTGGAAGCCAAGCAGCGTTACCAGATTTATGCCGAAGTTCTGACCAAACATAACCTGCCCCTTGACCCGGCCCTGGTGGTGCCGGGTGACTACCAGGTTGAGGCCGGCATGAAATCTATGCAGATGCTGCTCGACCGAAATGTTACCTTTGAAGCCATTGTGGCCGCCAATGATTTGGCCGCGATAGGCGCTTTGCAGGTGTTGGAAGCCAGGGATATCCATGTGCCGGGCGATGTGGCCATTGTGGGCATTGGCGACGGAACGGTCAATCGGGTTGTTCCTCCTCCCCTGAGTACCGTGGGGCGACCCCTGGCTGCAATGGGACGTAAAGCGGCCGAGATGGTGCTGGCTCAAGGCCAGGGTGAAGAAGTGCCTCAACTGGTCACGCTCCAATCAGAAATGATTATCCGCCAATCGTGCGGTTGTTCTTCCCTGGCGGCCAGGCAAGCCGTTGTGCAGCGGGTAGTGCCGGTAGATGAGGGCTTTGAGGCTGTTTTTTCTAAGCAACGGGATGACATTCTTACCGCCATATTAAAAGCAATAGCTCCCATCTTCACGGAAGTTGAACCTGCCAGGATGTCGGAATGGGCCGAAAAGTTACTGGATGCCTTTGCCGCCGCGCTTATGGCCGCAAACAAAGAGGAAACGCCGAACGTTTTTTTGCAGGAATTGGACAGAGTATTACGCCAGGCCAGGCATGCAAATCGCGGCGTAACCGCCTGGCAAAGGGCCATTTCGGTGCTGCAACGTCACCTGCGCCCTTATCTGGCCAATGATGACCTTGTTCTGGCCGATAGTCTGTGGCAACAGGCTCGCGTGGTGATTGGCGAAACGGCCGAGCAGGTCGTCATGTTCCAAATGGTGCAAACCGAACAACGAACCCAGAGGCTGGACAGGTTCAGCCAAACCTTGATCACCACCTTTGACATGACCAAGCTGATGGATATCCTGGCGGAAGGCTTGCCGCCTTTGCCCATTCCCAGCGCCTACCTGGCCTTATTTGAAGACCCGGCAGCGCCTGACGAATGGGCGCGGCTGATGTTGGCCTACGACGCTGCAAACCCTGCCGCGCCAAAACGGATTGATTTACCCCCTGAAGGGCTTCGTTTTCCGGCGCGGGAATTGGCGCCGCCGGGCATGCTGCCCCCAGACCGACGGTATAACTATGTGGTTGAACCCCTCTATTTTCAGGACCAGCAAATAGGCTTTGTTCTATTTGAAATGGGGGCCGTAGTCCTGATTGATCGGTTGACCTCAGTTTATGACACCCTGCGGGGGATGATTAGCAGCGCCCTGAAAGGCGCGCTCCTGGTGCAACAAGAGGAAAAGCGGTTCCGGCAATTGCAAACCGTGGCCAAAGTCAGTACCACGGTTTCCACGGTTTTGGATACAACCGAACTGCTGCAAAAAGTGGTTGACCTGACCAAAGAAAGTTTTGGGCTGTATCACGCGCATCTTTATCTGTTTGACGAGAGCGGGGAAAATCTGGTGTTGGCCGCCGGAGCCGGTCAAGTGGGGCGACAAATGATCGCCAAAGGGTGGTCCATTTCTCGCCGCCAGGAACAATCATTGGTTGCGCGGGCAGCCCGCACGGGTCAAGGATTTATCGTTAACAACGTGCGCGAAACCCCCCACTGGTTGCCCAATCCGTTATTACCTGATACATGCTCGGAACTGGCCGTGCCGTTGATGGTGGGTGATTATGTGTTGGGTGTGCTTGACGTGCAGGCCGATGAAATCAATTATTTTACAGATGATGATATTCAGATCCAAAGCACGCTGGCCGCGCAGATAGCCGTAGCCCTGAACAATGCCTCTTTATTTGAACAGATCAACCGGGCCAACGCCGAAATTGCCAGCCTCAACGAGCGGCTCAAATTTGAAAACGTGCGGATGACGGCAGAATTGGACGTGAGCCGCCGTTTGCAACAGATGCTTTTGCCTACCAAAGAAGAGCTACAACAAATCAAGGGATTGGATATTGCGGGTTATATGGAACCGGCGGACGAAGTGGGGGGGGATTATTACGACGTGCTCAAACATAACGGCTCGGTTAAAATTGGCATTGGCGATGTGACCGGCCATGGCCTGGAAAGCGGCGTGGTGATGCTCATGCTGCAAACCGCTGTGCGCACCCTGCTGACCAGTGGCATTGACGACCCTATCCGGTTTCTGGACATTATCAACCGCATGCTGCACGCCAACCTGCAACGAATGAGGGTAGACAAAAGCCTATCGTTGGCCTTGCTTGACTATGCTACCTCCCAGGAAAACCAAATGGGCCGGATGCGCTTGAGCGGCCAACACGAGCAGTTAATTGTGGTCCGCCAGGGGGGACAGATAGAGTTGCAAAATACCCTGGATTTGGGTTTTCCCGTTGGGTTGGTCACTAACATTGGCCAGTTTGTAGACGAGTTGTCCATTGATTTGCAGTCCGGCGATGGGGTGGTCTTGTACTCCGACGGCATTACCGAGGCCGAGAACAAAGCCGGAGATTTCTACGGTTTGGAACGGCTATGCACGGTAGTGGGCCAACATTGGGCGCAACCCGCCGAAGTAATCAAAGAGGCGGTGGTAACCGATGTTCGGCAGTTTATTGGCCAACAAAAATTATATGATGATTTAACCTTGTTGGTTATCAAGCAAAAATAG
- a CDS encoding sensor histidine kinase, which produces MARYRTLITYVIIYFFALSATIRGLIHFQGRTYQWLVTGLLAAFFLLLAIEPWLSRRSPWYTPLYLAVQTVITAVLLLIPAGSIVTDYFAVLLIPLTLQAMRVLPPRIGFRWIILFTVVMAILMLYRFGWGEGIPFILTYTVAYLFAGSYVAFMRQADTAREEAEAARQESQKLLTELQEAHRQLQHYAAQAEELAATKERHHLARELHDSVTQTIFSITLTAKSARLLLDKDPAQVAPQLDHLQELAQGALAEMRALIFELRPPAVEEEGLVSALRKHLAALKSRAGLEVDLQIEGERRLSGIQERRLFRIVQEALNNVVKYAQVGNAVVTLIMEDNRVLLQIEDEGIGFDPAALKFNETKMGLSSMRERAEMMGGTFQVDSQPSAGTRIRVEIPQVEGEEADG; this is translated from the coding sequence ATGGCCCGATACAGAACATTAATCACATACGTGATTATTTACTTTTTTGCCCTAAGCGCGACCATTCGTGGCTTGATTCATTTTCAGGGCCGGACTTACCAGTGGCTAGTAACCGGGCTATTAGCTGCCTTCTTTCTGTTATTGGCGATTGAGCCGTGGCTCTCTCGCCGTTCGCCGTGGTATACGCCGCTCTATCTGGCGGTACAAACTGTCATCACTGCTGTCCTGCTGCTTATCCCAGCCGGTTCAATTGTCACCGATTATTTTGCTGTTTTGTTGATCCCGCTCACGCTTCAGGCCATGCGTGTTCTCCCGCCACGGATCGGATTTCGATGGATAATTTTATTCACGGTGGTGATGGCTATCCTGATGCTCTATCGCTTTGGCTGGGGTGAGGGGATACCGTTTATCTTAACCTACACGGTGGCCTATCTTTTTGCCGGTTCCTACGTGGCCTTCATGCGCCAAGCCGATACCGCCCGTGAGGAGGCCGAGGCCGCGCGTCAAGAGAGTCAAAAGTTGCTAACGGAGCTTCAAGAGGCACACCGGCAATTGCAACACTATGCGGCCCAGGCCGAGGAACTGGCCGCAACCAAAGAACGCCACCATCTGGCCCGGGAACTACACGATTCGGTGACGCAAACCATTTTTAGTATCACCCTCACCGCCAAATCGGCGCGGCTGTTACTGGACAAAGACCCCGCCCAGGTTGCCCCTCAGCTTGATCATCTGCAGGAATTGGCGCAAGGTGCCCTGGCCGAGATGCGGGCTTTGATTTTTGAACTCCGTCCTCCCGCGGTGGAAGAAGAAGGATTAGTTTCGGCGTTGCGCAAACACCTGGCTGCTCTGAAAAGTCGAGCAGGACTGGAGGTTGACCTTCAAATAGAAGGAGAAAGGCGACTCTCCGGCATTCAAGAACGCCGATTGTTCCGCATTGTTCAGGAAGCGCTCAACAATGTCGTCAAGTATGCCCAGGTCGGTAACGCTGTAGTTACGTTGATCATGGAGGATAACCGGGTGCTGCTCCAGATTGAGGATGAAGGGATAGGTTTTGACCCTGCCGCCCTCAAATTTAACGAGACGAAGATGGGGCTTTCCAGCATGCGCGAGCGTGCGGAAATGATGGGCGGTACGTTTCAAGTAGACTCTCAACCCAGCGCAGGAACCCGGATCAGGGTAGAGATTCCCCAGGTTGAAGGAGAGGAAGCGGATGGATGA
- a CDS encoding CpsD/CapB family tyrosine-protein kinase: protein MSDTLVTLTNPRSTAAEAYRTLRTNIEFSSVDEQLKTLLVTSPAPADDKSITVANLAVAMADGDRPVILVDADLRRPMQHTLFNLSNEHGFTSLFRNDETFKTPSLQTVPNTSLRVLTSGPLPPIPSQLLASKKMAVVLAHLADMAEMVIFDAPPLITVNDASLLASIVDGVLLIVSAGSTKRDYVKAAKDRLEKVNARLIGAVLTNARADGALQYT from the coding sequence ATGTCAGACACACTTGTCACTTTAACCAACCCTCGTTCAACGGCGGCGGAAGCCTATCGCACCTTGCGCACCAATATTGAGTTTTCCAGCGTGGACGAACAACTAAAAACGTTGCTGGTCACCTCGCCCGCGCCTGCCGACGACAAAAGCATCACGGTGGCCAACCTGGCCGTAGCTATGGCCGACGGCGACCGTCCTGTTATTCTGGTTGACGCCGACCTACGCCGCCCCATGCAGCACACTCTCTTCAACCTGTCAAACGAACACGGCTTCACCAGTCTCTTCAGAAATGACGAGACTTTTAAAACGCCGTCTTTACAAACTGTCCCCAACACCAGTTTGCGGGTGCTGACCAGCGGGCCCCTCCCTCCCATTCCCAGCCAGCTATTGGCCTCAAAAAAAATGGCCGTTGTGCTGGCTCACCTGGCCGACATGGCCGAAATGGTAATTTTTGATGCGCCGCCCCTCATTACCGTAAACGATGCCTCCTTGCTGGCTTCAATTGTGGATGGGGTGTTGTTGATTGTTAGCGCAGGCAGCACCAAGCGGGATTACGTGAAAGCCGCCAAAGATCGCCTGGAAAAAGTCAACGCCCGTTTGATTGGGGCCGTGTTGACCAACGCCCGGGCCGATGGCGCTTTACAATATACGTAA
- a CDS encoding response regulator transcription factor: MDEIKVLIVDDHAMVRQGLRTFLTLSEGIEVVGEAANGLEAVEQVRQQQPDIVLMDLVMPQLDGIEATRRIRELSPETQVLALTSFIENEKVFAAIEAGALGYLLKDVSPDDLVEAIKAAQRGEAQLHPEVTKKLMQQVTAKAKQQKTAPAKPGETDSEDLTERELEVLRLIATGLSNREIAQMLTIAEKTVKTHVSNILSKLHLADRTQAAIYALQKGLGPEQ, from the coding sequence ATGGATGAGATCAAGGTTTTGATTGTTGATGACCATGCGATGGTCAGGCAGGGGTTGCGCACCTTTCTCACGTTGAGTGAAGGGATTGAAGTGGTGGGCGAGGCAGCCAATGGTTTGGAAGCGGTGGAGCAAGTGCGTCAACAACAACCCGATATTGTGTTGATGGACCTGGTGATGCCCCAACTGGACGGTATCGAAGCCACGCGCCGTATCCGGGAACTCAGCCCCGAAACTCAGGTGTTGGCCTTAACCAGTTTTATTGAAAATGAGAAAGTTTTTGCGGCAATTGAGGCGGGGGCCTTGGGTTATTTGTTAAAGGATGTGTCGCCCGACGATTTGGTAGAAGCAATCAAAGCTGCGCAGCGGGGCGAGGCCCAACTGCATCCCGAGGTGACTAAAAAACTCATGCAGCAGGTAACCGCAAAAGCAAAACAGCAAAAGACTGCGCCTGCCAAACCCGGTGAAACTGATTCTGAAGATCTCACTGAACGGGAACTCGAAGTGCTGCGGCTCATTGCCACCGGTCTGAGCAACCGCGAGATCGCTCAGATGTTGACCATTGCCGAAAAAACAGTCAAAACCCATGTGAGTAATATCCTGAGCAAACTGCACCTGGCCGACCGTACTCAGGCGGCAATTTACGCGCTGCAAAAGGGCCTGGGGCCAGAACAATAG
- a CDS encoding cobyrinate a,c-diamide synthase → MNRARLTIAGIHSGVGKTTLTAGLIAAFARRDLAVQPFKAGPDYIDPTYHTLAAGRPCRNLDTWMVPPNYVQALFAHAASLVDLAIVEGVMGLYDGFSYQDETGSTAQIAKLLDTPVVLVLDAGKMARSAGAMALGYAQFDPDLPLAGFVVNQVGSDSHGQGVAAAIEQATGRPVFGWLPRHAALEIPERHLGLVPTAEPGRWQAFIDAAAAQVERYLDLDHLLAVARQAPPLPAPNLSNILPIEPPVAGDAPVIAVARDEAFNFTYQDNLDLLRAAGAELAFFSPLHDVGLPPAAGCIILSGGFPELYAAPLSANVELRRALRQAHARKIPIYAECGGLMYLTESITDLAGQKYPMVGLLPGHSVMTERRLTLGYRLARAANDSWLLAAGETVRGHEFHYSEWSGRPSELPPTYHLLPAAGQGEPQPEGAYFDNLWASYVHLHFWSKPELAVRFARLGRISL, encoded by the coding sequence TTGAACCGGGCCAGGCTGACCATTGCGGGAATACACAGTGGGGTTGGTAAAACCACCCTCACCGCAGGCTTGATTGCCGCTTTTGCCCGGCGCGACCTGGCCGTACAGCCGTTCAAGGCCGGCCCGGACTATATTGATCCCACCTACCACACCCTGGCCGCCGGCCGTCCTTGCCGCAATTTGGACACCTGGATGGTTCCCCCAAATTATGTGCAGGCGCTATTTGCCCATGCCGCCAGCCTAGTTGACCTGGCGATTGTTGAGGGCGTGATGGGGCTGTACGATGGTTTTAGCTACCAGGACGAAACCGGCAGCACGGCGCAGATTGCCAAACTTTTAGATACTCCGGTGGTGCTGGTGCTGGACGCCGGTAAAATGGCCCGCAGCGCCGGGGCTATGGCTCTGGGTTATGCGCAGTTTGACCCGGACTTGCCGCTGGCCGGGTTTGTGGTCAACCAAGTTGGCAGCGACAGCCATGGCCAGGGCGTGGCCGCGGCCATTGAACAGGCCACCGGCCGGCCGGTGTTTGGCTGGCTGCCCCGCCACGCCGCCCTGGAAATCCCCGAACGGCACCTGGGTTTGGTGCCCACCGCCGAACCCGGGCGCTGGCAGGCTTTTATTGATGCCGCCGCCGCGCAGGTTGAACGTTATCTTGACCTGGATCACCTGCTGGCCGTGGCCCGGCAAGCGCCCCCTTTGCCCGCGCCAAACCTGTCTAATATTTTGCCAATTGAGCCGCCGGTTGCGGGCGACGCTCCGGTCATCGCCGTGGCGCGGGATGAGGCGTTCAACTTTACTTACCAGGACAACCTGGATTTACTCCGCGCTGCCGGGGCCGAACTTGCCTTTTTTAGCCCCCTGCACGATGTTGGCTTGCCCCCGGCCGCCGGCTGCATTATCCTGAGCGGCGGTTTCCCGGAGTTGTACGCCGCCCCACTATCGGCCAATGTTGAGTTGCGGCGGGCGCTGCGCCAGGCCCATGCGCGCAAAATCCCCATCTACGCCGAATGTGGCGGCCTGATGTACCTCACCGAATCCATCACCGACCTGGCCGGACAAAAATACCCCATGGTCGGCCTGCTGCCGGGCCATTCGGTGATGACCGAACGCCGCCTCACCCTGGGTTACCGGCTGGCCCGGGCGGCCAATGATTCCTGGTTGCTAGCGGCAGGCGAAACGGTGCGCGGCCACGAGTTTCACTATTCTGAGTGGTCAGGCCGTCCCTCTGAGTTACCCCCCACTTATCATTTACTCCCTGCCGCCGGTCAGGGAGAACCCCAACCAGAAGGCGCTTACTTCGACAATCTCTGGGCCTCTTACGTGCATCTCCATTTTTGGAGCAAGCCGGAATTGGCGGTTCGTTTTGCGCGTTTGGGCAGGATAAGTCTATAA
- a CDS encoding glucose-1-phosphate thymidylyltransferase, with protein sequence MKGLILSGGKGTRLYPLTYTSAKQLIPVANKPVLVRVIEAIRDAGISDIGIVVGDTAPDIERAVGQGGQWGVNITYIPQEAPLGLAHAVKISEDFLGQDRFVMFLGDNVIEGGISPLIAEFANSDYNSQIVLTRVDRPQEYGVAVLDDKGGIVKLIEKPKEPPSDLALVGIYMFDQHIFEAVKAITPSWRGEYEITDAIQWLVDAGHNVHAYVHRGWWIDTGAPGDMLEANSLVLEELTPTVEGYIDRDSEVDSRVTVEQGAEIINSVVRGPAIIGKETRIINAYVGPFTSIYHHCLIENAEISRSIVLEHSQIRNINHRIEDSLIGRNVVVHRSPIRPRAYKFTLGDNSHLGLLGNGGE encoded by the coding sequence ATGAAAGGATTAATCTTAAGCGGCGGCAAAGGCACTCGCCTGTACCCGCTCACCTATACCAGCGCCAAACAGCTTATCCCCGTGGCCAATAAACCCGTTTTGGTGCGGGTGATTGAGGCTATCCGCGATGCCGGCATTAGCGACATTGGCATTGTGGTTGGCGATACCGCCCCCGACATAGAGCGGGCAGTGGGCCAGGGCGGGCAGTGGGGCGTCAACATCACGTACATCCCCCAAGAAGCGCCACTGGGTTTGGCCCACGCGGTAAAAATTTCAGAGGATTTTTTGGGCCAGGACCGTTTTGTGATGTTTTTGGGCGATAATGTAATTGAAGGAGGCATCAGCCCCCTCATTGCCGAGTTTGCCAACAGCGATTACAACTCGCAGATTGTGTTGACCCGCGTTGACCGGCCCCAGGAGTACGGAGTGGCTGTTCTCGACGACAAAGGGGGGATTGTCAAACTCATTGAAAAGCCCAAAGAGCCGCCCAGCGATTTAGCCCTGGTGGGCATTTACATGTTTGATCAGCACATTTTTGAAGCCGTCAAAGCCATCACCCCCAGTTGGCGCGGCGAATATGAAATTACCGACGCCATTCAATGGCTCGTTGATGCCGGCCATAACGTTCATGCCTACGTCCACCGGGGCTGGTGGATTGATACGGGTGCGCCCGGCGACATGCTGGAGGCCAACAGCCTGGTATTGGAAGAACTGACCCCCACTGTTGAGGGTTACATTGACCGCGATAGCGAAGTGGACAGCCGGGTAACGGTGGAACAAGGCGCGGAAATCATCAACAGCGTGGTGCGCGGCCCGGCCATTATTGGCAAAGAGACCCGCATTATCAACGCCTACGTTGGCCCCTTTACCAGCATCTACCATCACTGCCTGATTGAAAACGCCGAAATCTCCCGCTCCATTGTATTGGAGCACAGCCAGATTCGTAACATCAACCACCGCATTGAAGACAGCCTGATTGGGCGGAATGTGGTGGTGCATCGCTCGCCCATTCGCCCCCGGGCCTACAAATTTACCCTGGGCGATAACTCGCACCTGGGCCTTTTGGGCAACGGCGGAGAGTAA